A region of Oncorhynchus masou masou isolate Uvic2021 chromosome 29, UVic_Omas_1.1, whole genome shotgun sequence DNA encodes the following proteins:
- the LOC135520256 gene encoding HORMA domain-containing protein 1-like isoform X1, whose protein sequence is MACEQRLRAAQGTQLLPNVVSTEQQSLIVVKKLLAIAVSSITYLRGLFPEKAYGSKFVEEQKVMILREERTCPGASQIVQWMQGCFDALQRKYLRTVVMSIYTDPDNPKKVTECYQFKVQYTAKGPKIDFESKNSKNLGKMACSNTKKSSILLVRKLYTLMQNLGPLPDNVCLNMKLSYYDDVTPQDYQPPGFMEGDSDSMQFEKEPVNLTMGEVVTPFHTLKVDVTTERERLEQVDDEQPICMRDKWELEMEEGTVTKISSQQTRMIKVMENPDNDLYLDNSEVQVNCQEKMEVCEESTENSQMDTLVKRTSDLEVAIKRTRSGRVTRSGRVTRSTLERKAETEVHSVSKKKPSPIEDKMQISQFEFPCSQDVQASVSKKRKFSEPKERY, encoded by the exons ATGGCATGTGAACAACGTTTGCGGGCTGCTCAG GGCACCCAGTTGCTGCCAAATGTAGTTTCAACAGAGCAGCAGTCCTTGATTGTTGTGAAGAAACTGCTGGCAATTGCAGTCTCCAGCATCACTTATCTCAGGGGTCTTTTCCCAGAAAAAGCTTATGGGAGTAAATTTGTTGAAG AGCAGAAAGTTATGATCCTCAGGGAGGAACGCACCTGCCCTGGTGCCAGTCAGATTGTACAGTG GATGCAGGGATGCTTTGATGCCCTTCAGAGAAAATAT TTGAGGACGGTcgttatgtct ATATACACAGACCCAGATAATCCAAAG AAGGTTACTGAATGCTACCAGTTCAAAGTCCAATACACTGCAAAGGGACCCAAAATTGACTTTGAAAG CAAAAACAGCAAGAATCTGGGAAAGATGGCTTGCAGCAACACAAAAAAGTCCAGCATCCTCTTGGTGCGTAAACTCTACACACTGATGCAGAACCTGGGTCCTCTGCCAGACAATGTCTGTCTCAACATGAAACTCTCTTACTACGACGACG TCACTCCCCAGGATTACCAACCCCCAGGCTTCATGGAGGGGGACAGCGATAGCATGCAGTTTGAGAAGGAGCCTGTCAACCTGACCATGGGTGAGGTGGTCACTCCCTTCCACACCCTGAAGGTGGAcgtgaccacagagagagaaaggctggAGCAG GTAGATGACGAGCAGCCAATCTGCATGAGGGACAAGTGGGAGCTGGAGATGGAGGAAGGGACAGTGACCAAGATCAGCAGTCAGCAG ACTCGCATGATAAAAGTAATGGAAAATCCGGACAACGACCTTTACTTGGACAATTCCG AGGTCCAGGTGAACTGCCAGGAGAAGATGGAAGTGTGTGAGGAGAGCACAGAGAACTCTCAG ATGGACACTTTGGTAAAGAGGACATCTGACCTGGAAGTGGCCATTAAGAGGACCAGGAGCGGACGCGTCACCAGGAGCGGACGCGTCACCAGGTCCACCCTG gagagAAAGGCTGAGACTGAGGTGCACAGCGTCAGCAAGAAGAAGCCCTCTCCCATCGAAGACAAAATG CAGATATCGCAGTTCGAGTTCCCCTGCAGTCAGGATGTCCAGGCCTCTGTGTCGAAGAAACGCAAGTTCAGCGAACCCAAGGAACGctactga
- the LOC135520258 gene encoding alpha-endosulfine: MSSENLSDTQMEYEDEKQDSQEKNANLVKGEEVKLKAKYPGLGQKPGGSDFLMKRLQKGQKYFDSGDYNMAKAKMKNKQLPVAGPDKNLVTGDHIPTPQDLPQRRSSLVTSKLAG; the protein is encoded by the exons ATGTCGTCTGAAAATCTATCAGATACTCAAATGGAATATGAGGATGAAAAACAG GACTCTCAGGAAAAGAATGCCAACCTTGTGAAGGGTGAAGAGGTCAAGCTGAAGGCCAAGTACCCCGGCTTGGGCCAGAAGCCTGGAGGCTCCGACTTCCTCATGAAGAGGCTACAGAAAGGG CAAAAATACTTTGACTCAGGTGACTACAACATGGCCAAGGCCAAGATGAAGAACAAACAGCTGCCCGTGGCGGGCCCTGACAAGAACCTCGTCACAGGGGACCACATTCCCACACCACAGGACCTGCCCCAGAGGAGGTCCTCCTTGGTGACCAGCAAACTAGCAGGCTAG
- the LOC135520256 gene encoding HORMA domain-containing protein 1-like isoform X2: MACEQRLRAAQGTQLLPNVVSTEQQSLIVVKKLLAIAVSSITYLRGLFPEKAYGSKFVEEQKVMILREERTCPGASQIVQWMQGCFDALQRKYLRTVVMSIYTDPDNPKKVTECYQFKVQYTAKGPKIDFESKNSKNLGKMACSNTKKSSILLVRKLYTLMQNLGPLPDNVCLNMKLSYYDDVTPQDYQPPGFMEGDSDSMQFEKEPVNLTMGEVVTPFHTLKVDVTTERERLEQVDDEQPICMRDKWELEMEEGTVTKISSQQTRMIKVMENPDNDLYLDNSEVQVNCQEKMEVCEESTENSQMDTLVKRTSDLEVAIKRTRSGRVTRSGRVTRSTLERKAETEVHSVSKKKPSPIEDKMISQFEFPCSQDVQASVSKKRKFSEPKERY, encoded by the exons ATGGCATGTGAACAACGTTTGCGGGCTGCTCAG GGCACCCAGTTGCTGCCAAATGTAGTTTCAACAGAGCAGCAGTCCTTGATTGTTGTGAAGAAACTGCTGGCAATTGCAGTCTCCAGCATCACTTATCTCAGGGGTCTTTTCCCAGAAAAAGCTTATGGGAGTAAATTTGTTGAAG AGCAGAAAGTTATGATCCTCAGGGAGGAACGCACCTGCCCTGGTGCCAGTCAGATTGTACAGTG GATGCAGGGATGCTTTGATGCCCTTCAGAGAAAATAT TTGAGGACGGTcgttatgtct ATATACACAGACCCAGATAATCCAAAG AAGGTTACTGAATGCTACCAGTTCAAAGTCCAATACACTGCAAAGGGACCCAAAATTGACTTTGAAAG CAAAAACAGCAAGAATCTGGGAAAGATGGCTTGCAGCAACACAAAAAAGTCCAGCATCCTCTTGGTGCGTAAACTCTACACACTGATGCAGAACCTGGGTCCTCTGCCAGACAATGTCTGTCTCAACATGAAACTCTCTTACTACGACGACG TCACTCCCCAGGATTACCAACCCCCAGGCTTCATGGAGGGGGACAGCGATAGCATGCAGTTTGAGAAGGAGCCTGTCAACCTGACCATGGGTGAGGTGGTCACTCCCTTCCACACCCTGAAGGTGGAcgtgaccacagagagagaaaggctggAGCAG GTAGATGACGAGCAGCCAATCTGCATGAGGGACAAGTGGGAGCTGGAGATGGAGGAAGGGACAGTGACCAAGATCAGCAGTCAGCAG ACTCGCATGATAAAAGTAATGGAAAATCCGGACAACGACCTTTACTTGGACAATTCCG AGGTCCAGGTGAACTGCCAGGAGAAGATGGAAGTGTGTGAGGAGAGCACAGAGAACTCTCAG ATGGACACTTTGGTAAAGAGGACATCTGACCTGGAAGTGGCCATTAAGAGGACCAGGAGCGGACGCGTCACCAGGAGCGGACGCGTCACCAGGTCCACCCTG gagagAAAGGCTGAGACTGAGGTGCACAGCGTCAGCAAGAAGAAGCCCTCTCCCATCGAAGACAAAATG ATATCGCAGTTCGAGTTCCCCTGCAGTCAGGATGTCCAGGCCTCTGTGTCGAAGAAACGCAAGTTCAGCGAACCCAAGGAACGctactga